The following proteins are encoded in a genomic region of Neomonachus schauinslandi chromosome 7, ASM220157v2, whole genome shotgun sequence:
- the LOC110590327 gene encoding elongation factor 1-alpha 1-like, with translation MGKEKTHINIVVIGHVDSGKSTTTGHLIYKCGGIDKRTIEKFEKEAAEMGKGSFKYAWVLDKLKAERERGITIDTSLWKFETSKYYVTIIDAPGHRDFIKNMITGTSQADCAVLIVAAGVGEFEAGISKNGQTREHALLAYTLGVKQLIVGVNKMDSTEPPYSQKRYEEIVKEVSTYIKKIGYNPDTVAFVPISGWNGDNMLEPSANMPWFKGWKVTRKDGNASGTTLLEALDCILPPTRPTDKPLRLPLQDVYKIGGIGTVPVGRVETGVLKPGMVVTFAPVNVTTEVKSVEMHHEALSEALPGDNVGFNVKNVSVKDVRRGNVAGDSKNDPPMEAAGFTAQVIILNHPGQISAGYTPVLDCHTAHIACKFAELKEKIDRCSGKKLEDGPKFLKSGDAAIVDMVPGKPMCVESFSDYPPLGHFAVRDMRQTVAVGVIKAVDKKAAGAGKVTKSAQKAQKAK, from the coding sequence atgggaaaggaaaagactcacATCAACATCGTCGTCATTGGACACGTAGATTCGGGCAAGTCTACCACTACTGGTCATCTGATCTACAAATGTGGTGGGATCGACAAAAGAACTATcgaaaaatttgagaaggaggctgctgagatgggaaagggctCCTTCAAGTATGCCTGGGTCTTGGATAAACTGAAAGCTGAACGTGAACGTGGTATCACCATTGATACCTCCCTGTGGAAATTCGAGACCAGCAAGTATTATGTGACCATCATTGatgccccaggacacagagacttTATCAAAAACATGATTACAGGCACATCTCAGGCTGACTGTGCTGTCCTGATTGTTGCTGCTGGTGTCGGTGAATTTGAAGCCGGTATCTCCAAGAATGGGCAGACCCGTGAGCATGCCCTTCTGGCTTACACCCTGGGTGTAAAACAACTAATTGTTGGTGTTAACAAGATggattccactgagccaccctacagCCAGAAGAGATACGAGGAAATCGTTAAGGAAGTcagcacctacattaagaaaattggctacAACCCCGACACAGTAgcatttgtgccaatttctggttGGAACGGTGACAACATGCTGGAGCCAAGTGCTAACATGCCTTGGTTCAAGGGATGGAAAGTCACCCGTAAAGATGGGAATGCCAGTGGAACCACACTGCTTGAAGCTCTGGATTGCATTCTGCCACCAACTCGTCCAACTGACAAGCCCTTGCGTCTGCCTCTCCAGGACGTCTACAAAATTGGTGGTATTGGTACTGTCCCTGTGGGCCGAGTCGAGACTGGTGTTCTTAAACCTGGCATGGTGGTCACCTTTGCTCCAGTCAATGTTACAACTGAAGTAAAGTCCgttgaaatgcaccatgaagctTTGAGTGAGGCTCTTCCTGGGGACAATGTGGGCTTCAATGTGAAGAACGTATCTGTCAAAGATGTTCGTCGTGGCAATGTGGctggtgacagcaaaaatgacccaccaatggaagcagctggcttcacagctcaggtgattatcctgaaccatccaggccaaaTCAGTGCTGGATATACCCCTGTGCTGGATTGTCACACAGCTCACATTGCTTGcaagtttgctgagctgaaggagaagatagatcgttgttctggaaaaaagctggaagatggtcccaagttcttgaaatctggtgatgctgccattgttgatatggttcctggcaagcctatgtgtgttgagagcttctctgactatCCTCCTCTGGGCCATTTTGCTGTTCGTGACATGAGACAGACGGTTGCTGTGGGTgtcatcaaagcagtggacaagaaagcagctggagctggcaaggtcaccaagtctgcccagaaagctcagaaggctaaatga